The following proteins are encoded in a genomic region of Vibrio sinaloensis:
- a CDS encoding TolC family protein: MTIVNIEFDAFAKPKALAVCIAFAAFTLPTLSLAQVRENSLEIQSATRSLNQWIDVAINQDSTRSQITSQSQAIRESGIASSTLMDPKLKVGFGGLPVDSLKFDQDPMTNLSVGVMQQFERGSTLELNRRKANQQADGVSLQTQVRERDITRQMTQLWLEIGYLQRAHELMAQNLRLMAEMEQFVQTNYSIGKSEAQDLLNAQLQVSKLEDKLAANVKQQQRVVAQLSEWLGMEWLAHNQNEAKLFAASNQLDWTGLDQRLERYQQSGEYYPLLNQHPLAKIADINIATTQTDVELAEQSYTPQFGVEVMYAYRQSNNMRGEPASDLLSGYVTMDIPLFTGNRQDKALSAAQYKVGASQYQKDALLAQMNAEVNALSKDRINLTQRIERYEQRLLPHANARIEAVERGYQNNTAQFGDMISATTDAIALQTEHARLVTDLNITNSKLAALVGGDQYPSSQSNAANAAHNQ; this comes from the coding sequence ATGACAATTGTGAATATTGAATTTGATGCTTTTGCCAAGCCAAAAGCACTAGCGGTGTGTATTGCCTTTGCTGCATTCACCCTACCCACACTCTCTTTGGCGCAAGTTAGAGAAAACTCGCTCGAGATACAAAGCGCCACTCGCTCGCTCAATCAATGGATTGATGTGGCGATCAATCAAGATAGCACGCGCTCACAAATCACCTCGCAATCACAAGCGATACGAGAGAGTGGGATTGCCAGCTCAACCTTAATGGATCCCAAACTCAAAGTCGGCTTTGGGGGTTTACCCGTGGATTCACTTAAGTTTGATCAAGACCCAATGACCAACCTGTCTGTTGGCGTGATGCAGCAGTTTGAGCGGGGCTCAACGTTAGAGCTGAATCGACGTAAGGCCAATCAGCAAGCGGACGGGGTGTCACTGCAAACGCAAGTGCGAGAGCGAGACATTACTCGGCAAATGACCCAACTATGGTTAGAGATCGGTTATCTGCAACGTGCTCATGAGCTGATGGCGCAAAACCTTCGCCTCATGGCTGAGATGGAACAATTTGTTCAAACCAACTACTCGATAGGGAAAAGCGAAGCACAAGACTTGCTCAATGCGCAGCTTCAAGTGAGCAAACTTGAAGATAAGTTGGCGGCCAACGTCAAGCAGCAGCAGCGTGTGGTGGCTCAGCTTTCAGAGTGGCTCGGTATGGAGTGGCTTGCGCATAACCAAAACGAAGCCAAGCTGTTTGCAGCGTCCAATCAGTTGGATTGGACTGGTCTTGATCAGCGTTTAGAGCGCTATCAGCAGAGTGGTGAGTACTATCCGCTGCTCAATCAACACCCTTTGGCCAAAATTGCCGACATCAATATTGCGACCACACAAACCGACGTCGAGTTGGCAGAGCAATCGTATACCCCGCAGTTTGGTGTCGAGGTGATGTACGCCTACCGACAATCAAACAATATGCGCGGCGAGCCTGCGTCTGATTTGCTTAGCGGCTATGTCACCATGGATATTCCGCTGTTTACCGGTAACCGACAAGACAAAGCTTTGTCGGCGGCGCAATACAAAGTTGGCGCCTCCCAGTACCAAAAAGACGCGTTGCTGGCGCAGATGAATGCCGAGGTTAATGCGTTAAGCAAAGACCGCATCAACCTGACTCAGCGCATAGAGCGTTATGAGCAGCGTCTGCTGCCGCATGCCAATGCACGTATCGAAGCGGTGGAGCGTGGCTATCAAAACAATACCGCTCAGTTTGGCGATATGATTTCTGCCACCACTGATGCGATTGCGCTTCAGACTGAACATGCGCGCTTGGTGACCGATCTTAATATCACCAATAGCAAATTAGCCGCGCTAGTTGGCGGTGACCAATACCCATCCTCTCAATCCAATGCTGCTAACGCTGCGCACAATCAATAA
- a CDS encoding Cof-type HAD-IIB family hydrolase, which translates to MPNQDIKFIAVDMDGTLLDHNGQLPQNFYTIYQQLEQRNIIFAAASGRQYFSLMETFAPIRERMMFIAENGTMVMHQGKELYRCEIDKASIAAIIQQARAIEGAHIVLCGTQSAYIETQDPQALREISKYYHRCQYVTDLLNVEDDFIKVAICHFDGAEQQMYPSFERQFGDTHQVVVSAKIWLDVMNASASKGAAIEHLQKTLGFSDQQTMSFGDYLNDLEMLKVSYHSYAMDNAHPKVKQTARFTAPSHRDSGVITVIKREVLGHA; encoded by the coding sequence ATGCCTAACCAAGATATTAAGTTCATCGCTGTCGATATGGATGGCACCCTACTCGATCATAACGGCCAGCTCCCACAAAACTTTTACACGATTTATCAGCAACTAGAGCAGCGCAATATCATTTTCGCTGCGGCATCGGGCCGACAGTACTTCAGCCTAATGGAGACGTTTGCGCCGATTCGCGAGCGGATGATGTTTATTGCTGAAAACGGCACCATGGTGATGCACCAAGGCAAAGAGTTGTATCGCTGTGAAATAGACAAGGCATCAATTGCGGCGATCATTCAACAGGCGCGTGCCATCGAGGGCGCACATATTGTGTTGTGCGGCACGCAATCGGCCTACATTGAGACTCAAGACCCACAAGCTCTAAGAGAGATCTCTAAGTATTACCATCGCTGCCAATATGTGACGGATCTGCTCAATGTCGAAGACGATTTTATTAAAGTCGCCATTTGTCACTTCGATGGTGCAGAACAACAGATGTATCCAAGCTTTGAGCGCCAGTTTGGTGACACCCATCAAGTCGTGGTGAGTGCCAAGATATGGCTGGATGTGATGAACGCCAGCGCCTCAAAAGGTGCCGCTATCGAACATCTACAAAAAACGCTCGGCTTTAGCGACCAGCAAACCATGAGTTTTGGTGACTACCTCAATGATTTAGAGATGCTTAAGGTCAGCTATCACTCCTATGCGATGGACAATGCGCATCCTAAGGTTAAACAGACTGCCCGCTTCACCGCGCCAAGTCACCGCGACTCAGGAGTGATAACGGTAATCAAGCGTGAAGTGCTGGGTCACGCTTGA
- the gloA2 gene encoding SMU1112c/YaeR family gloxylase I-like metalloprotein gives MQLKRIHHVAVICSDYARSKHFYSQILQLEIVAENYRSERDSYKLDLALPDGGQIELFSFPNPPARPSRPEAQGLRHLAFAVDCVASYKDYLLSQGVEVEPIRIDEYTGKPFTFFQDPDGLPLELYQA, from the coding sequence ATGCAGCTAAAGCGCATTCACCACGTAGCGGTGATTTGCTCAGACTATGCACGTTCGAAGCACTTTTACAGCCAAATATTGCAGCTTGAGATAGTTGCGGAAAACTACCGTTCGGAGCGGGATTCTTACAAATTAGATTTGGCGCTGCCTGATGGCGGGCAAATTGAGCTGTTCTCGTTTCCCAATCCGCCAGCAAGGCCGTCAAGGCCAGAAGCCCAAGGCTTGCGCCATCTCGCTTTTGCTGTTGACTGTGTCGCGAGTTATAAGGATTACTTACTCAGCCAAGGTGTCGAGGTTGAGCCGATTCGCATCGATGAGTATACCGGTAAGCCGTTTACCTTTTTTCAAGACCCTGACGGCTTACCGCTTGAACTCTATCAAGCGTGA
- a CDS encoding linear amide C-N hydrolase, translated as MKKSLVNLAIAAVATAGIVSTANACTRILFDTNHGIVNTRSFDWSTELDNVANFRPVGFKNASKPLDNYKNVLQWEAKYRSISFVETIMLAGATGHGINEHGMSADLLYQGWSEDALELHQDNGVPAVHIADSPSYLLENYKNAKEVYDAYQNGEWQVGWNQLTNGHKHPFHVSVSDPSGDVFQLELLKDGTAKAWFGNIKTEEGKLLRVHGNDPLVDEARRILETYGDLNNPKIAKGLPASPSPIGRFVRSQWLAEVTNFDNLNYNESMGKARNAFTMAAVNAMDAPDEDTPLGQESRYGTWVQFTTNLDSKEILVDMHKYGYQMSFNFDDTSEFTTAMCADMVEQSPNFRTPQWTECSDPVEYKHGK; from the coding sequence ATGAAAAAGTCTCTCGTTAACCTAGCTATCGCCGCTGTCGCTACTGCTGGTATCGTGTCTACTGCAAATGCGTGTACTCGTATCCTATTTGATACCAACCACGGTATCGTCAACACTCGCTCGTTTGACTGGTCTACCGAGCTAGATAATGTTGCGAACTTCCGTCCGGTCGGATTTAAAAATGCGTCTAAGCCACTCGACAACTACAAAAATGTGTTGCAGTGGGAAGCGAAATACCGCTCAATCTCATTTGTTGAAACTATCATGCTAGCAGGTGCGACCGGCCACGGTATCAACGAACATGGCATGTCAGCTGACTTGCTTTACCAAGGCTGGTCTGAAGATGCGCTAGAGCTACACCAAGACAATGGCGTACCAGCGGTTCACATTGCAGATTCTCCAAGCTACCTACTTGAGAACTACAAAAACGCCAAAGAAGTGTATGACGCATACCAAAATGGCGAGTGGCAAGTGGGCTGGAACCAGTTAACTAATGGTCACAAACACCCATTCCACGTTTCGGTCAGCGACCCAAGTGGCGATGTGTTCCAACTTGAGCTACTGAAAGACGGTACGGCGAAGGCTTGGTTCGGCAACATCAAAACAGAAGAGGGCAAACTGCTGCGCGTTCACGGCAACGATCCGTTGGTGGATGAAGCACGCCGCATCTTGGAAACGTACGGTGACCTAAACAATCCTAAGATTGCCAAAGGGCTTCCAGCCTCGCCATCACCGATTGGCCGTTTTGTTCGCTCACAGTGGTTGGCAGAAGTCACTAACTTTGACAACTTGAACTACAACGAGTCAATGGGTAAAGCGCGCAACGCCTTCACAATGGCAGCGGTGAATGCGATGGATGCACCAGATGAAGATACGCCACTAGGTCAAGAGAGCCGTTACGGTACTTGGGTGCAGTTCACTACCAACCTAGACAGCAAAGAGATTTTGGTGGATATGCATAAGTATGGTTACCAGATGTCGTTCAACTTTGATGACACCAGCGAGTTTACGACCGCGATGTGTGCCGACATGGTTGAGCAATCACCAAACTTCCGTACTCCGCAGTGGACTGAGTGTTCAGACCCAGTCGAGTACAAACACGGTAAGTAA
- a CDS encoding tetratricopeptide repeat-containing diguanylate cyclase, with translation MKPALLLLLCCCVMVAPDGIAACKLDNDYLASRIRSAEQPQLDLYYASQCRPEQVDRQAFSLDEATSVEGQALYYFALKNLSRYEGVEIPPLPDLVAVGQTAKIDWIEAEAKLNLAITKIDADQLIEGEKLLHEVIPIARDIGYTRLLSRAYRWLGNLKFQQAELKAGLNYYKMAYQLAMEIGDAFQTTMTLNNIANVYMQLQDLPRAEEYIHRAMSLYHDNGFDNSLFKAILYGNSSAIFFANQQYQRAEQYMQMAIDEAAQTGSVTIRVVTLADMAQQHSKIGNGDKALEIAQRCVDIAQSETQSEITLAICEDAMASAFLSQHNYTQAIEYSNKVLDAVTNSTVEELVWEAQILSTLTAAHEQLGEYHTALELTKQQMSVQKKYYDQTHNDEILSEKNSLERQLNRREVELLEAQNELQDIRLQEQRLRETLTVTLFIVFGYFSLRTLMRLKRTNRELMSQNATDTLTGIHNRRYLENWLQQLNDQQANQNYLVCVVDIDHFKQFNDQYGHKAGDLVLTQTALTLQKSIRSQDMLVRWGGEEFVIIVPLNASTQAQETLERLRHQVEASPAKDSNNNTFYITVSLGACRCKKSALKFQWERVFSRADSALYKAKRAGRNRYHIYHD, from the coding sequence ATGAAGCCCGCTCTGTTGCTGCTCTTATGCTGTTGTGTCATGGTTGCGCCGGATGGAATAGCAGCCTGTAAACTAGATAATGATTATCTTGCCTCACGCATAAGATCTGCGGAACAACCCCAGCTAGATCTCTACTACGCGTCACAATGTCGTCCAGAGCAGGTCGACCGACAAGCATTCTCCCTTGACGAGGCGACCTCAGTCGAGGGGCAAGCTCTCTATTATTTTGCTCTCAAGAACCTAAGCCGTTACGAAGGGGTAGAGATCCCTCCGTTACCTGACCTCGTTGCTGTCGGCCAAACGGCCAAGATTGACTGGATAGAAGCAGAAGCCAAGCTCAACTTAGCAATAACAAAGATCGATGCTGACCAATTAATTGAAGGAGAGAAACTGCTCCACGAGGTGATTCCCATTGCGCGCGATATCGGCTATACCCGCCTACTCTCTCGCGCATATCGTTGGTTAGGCAACCTCAAGTTTCAACAGGCTGAGCTAAAAGCAGGGCTAAATTACTACAAGATGGCTTACCAGCTGGCAATGGAAATTGGTGACGCTTTTCAAACCACCATGACACTCAACAATATCGCCAACGTGTACATGCAGTTGCAAGATTTGCCGCGAGCTGAGGAGTATATCCACCGGGCAATGTCGCTCTATCATGATAACGGCTTTGACAACAGCTTGTTCAAAGCGATTCTATACGGCAACTCTAGCGCGATATTTTTTGCCAATCAGCAGTACCAGCGTGCCGAACAGTATATGCAGATGGCGATTGACGAAGCCGCACAGACTGGCTCAGTGACCATCCGAGTGGTTACCTTAGCCGACATGGCACAGCAGCACTCTAAAATTGGCAATGGCGATAAAGCACTCGAGATTGCCCAGCGGTGTGTGGACATCGCACAAAGTGAAACCCAGTCTGAAATCACACTCGCTATTTGCGAAGATGCCATGGCCTCGGCCTTTCTCAGTCAGCACAACTACACCCAAGCCATCGAGTATTCCAACAAAGTGCTTGATGCCGTGACTAACTCGACGGTCGAGGAATTGGTGTGGGAAGCACAAATTCTCAGCACCCTGACAGCAGCCCATGAACAACTGGGGGAATATCATACCGCGCTGGAACTGACCAAGCAGCAGATGTCTGTGCAAAAAAAATACTACGACCAAACCCACAATGACGAAATACTGAGTGAAAAGAACAGCCTCGAACGTCAACTGAATCGCCGCGAAGTCGAGTTGCTTGAAGCTCAAAATGAGCTGCAAGATATCCGGCTGCAAGAGCAGCGTCTGCGCGAGACCCTTACCGTGACTCTGTTTATCGTCTTCGGCTACTTTTCACTGCGGACCTTAATGCGGCTTAAACGCACTAACCGCGAGTTAATGAGCCAAAATGCCACCGACACCTTGACTGGCATTCACAACCGACGTTATTTGGAAAACTGGCTACAACAGTTGAATGACCAACAAGCCAATCAAAACTACTTAGTCTGCGTAGTCGATATCGACCACTTTAAACAGTTCAACGACCAGTACGGGCACAAAGCCGGAGACCTGGTCCTAACCCAAACGGCGCTGACACTACAAAAATCGATCCGCAGCCAAGACATGCTGGTCCGCTGGGGCGGTGAAGAGTTCGTTATCATAGTTCCATTGAACGCAAGCACTCAGGCGCAAGAAACGCTTGAGCGACTGCGGCACCAAGTCGAAGCTTCACCGGCTAAAGACAGCAACAACAATACCTTTTATATCACAGTGTCACTGGGCGCGTGTCGCTGTAAAAAAAGTGCCCTAAAGTTTCAATGGGAAAGAGTTTTTTCCCGTGCAGATTCAGCCCTATACAAGGCCAAACGTGCTGGTAGAAACCGGTACCATATTTACCACGACTGA
- a CDS encoding ATP-binding cassette domain-containing protein, producing MPILQAHQLSYQFADGKSLFNDVSVTLRHKRVGLVGRNGSGKSVLADVLSGERRPTSGYVKVTKKVHTYHQLPSSLLNSDLTIAGYLNLEPQLHALAQIESGKCDQHWFDLVAEQWSLKYDLQNQLLALGLPSDVHFPCAKLSGGQLAKLQLWQLFQSDAQLLVLDEPSNHLDQAGRMWLRDQLRQFYGYVVLVSHDRLLLREMDQIWQLSSLGLTQYGGNYDHYYAQQQQHAAAIERQLDSVHKQQKALQRQAQRNKEKADQRTAQGMKVRRSGSQPKILLNGLRDKATSAVAHRNKNELGRSACLQQKVQALTARQARDQTQKFYMHDAIQKRGPLISLVNAVLPFGQCEPIHFQLGHGDKLWLKGDNGSGKSTLLNVIRAKQTLKGGRCLVNAPVYYLDQHFALLAPELSMLEAFHQRCATIPASEARTLLAGIGFRRDDVHRKVAHLSGGEKMKLAMLIVSHQDSAPILLLDEPDNHLDLDSKILLARTLASYPGAVMMVSHDSDFAEQSGVTLSYQLSS from the coding sequence ATGCCTATACTTCAAGCTCATCAACTCAGCTATCAGTTTGCCGATGGCAAATCATTGTTCAATGACGTCAGCGTCACTTTACGCCACAAACGTGTTGGTTTAGTGGGACGTAATGGCAGCGGAAAGTCAGTGTTGGCGGATGTACTCAGTGGTGAGCGACGACCGACTTCAGGCTACGTTAAGGTGACTAAAAAAGTACACACTTACCACCAGCTACCTTCATCGTTACTTAATAGTGACTTGACTATCGCGGGCTATTTAAATCTCGAGCCACAACTGCACGCATTGGCGCAAATCGAATCTGGAAAGTGCGATCAGCATTGGTTTGATCTGGTGGCAGAGCAATGGTCGCTGAAATACGATTTGCAAAACCAACTGCTCGCACTGGGTTTACCGAGCGATGTCCATTTTCCTTGCGCTAAGCTCAGTGGTGGTCAATTGGCCAAACTGCAGTTGTGGCAGTTGTTTCAATCCGACGCGCAACTTCTCGTGCTTGATGAACCCTCAAACCATTTAGATCAAGCTGGTCGTATGTGGCTACGTGACCAGTTACGCCAATTTTACGGCTATGTCGTATTGGTCAGCCATGATCGGCTATTGCTGCGTGAAATGGATCAAATTTGGCAGCTGTCGAGTCTAGGCTTGACGCAATATGGCGGTAACTATGACCACTATTATGCGCAACAGCAGCAACATGCGGCCGCTATCGAGCGACAACTCGACAGCGTGCATAAACAGCAGAAAGCGTTACAACGTCAAGCTCAGCGTAATAAGGAGAAGGCAGACCAACGCACTGCGCAGGGGATGAAAGTGCGCCGCAGTGGCAGCCAACCTAAGATTTTGCTTAACGGACTGCGCGACAAAGCGACGTCGGCCGTGGCACATCGAAATAAAAACGAGTTGGGGCGCAGTGCTTGTTTACAGCAAAAAGTGCAAGCGCTTACAGCGCGCCAAGCGCGAGACCAAACGCAAAAATTCTACATGCATGACGCGATACAAAAAAGAGGCCCACTGATAAGCTTGGTCAATGCGGTGTTGCCGTTTGGCCAGTGTGAGCCAATTCATTTTCAGCTTGGTCACGGAGATAAACTGTGGCTGAAAGGCGACAATGGTAGCGGTAAGTCGACGCTGCTCAATGTCATTCGCGCTAAGCAGACCTTGAAAGGCGGACGTTGTTTGGTCAACGCGCCGGTTTACTATCTCGACCAACACTTTGCGTTGCTAGCGCCGGAGTTATCCATGTTGGAGGCATTTCACCAGCGCTGTGCGACTATCCCTGCCAGTGAAGCACGCACCTTGCTGGCTGGGATCGGTTTTCGCCGGGATGATGTTCATCGCAAGGTGGCACATTTAAGTGGCGGCGAAAAGATGAAGCTGGCCATGTTGATTGTCAGCCATCAAGACAGCGCGCCAATTTTGCTGCTTGATGAGCCGGATAATCACCTCGACTTGGATTCAAAAATATTACTCGCACGCACCTTGGCCAGCTATCCAGGCGCGGTGATGATGGTTAGTCACGACAGTGATTTTGCTGAGCAAAGTGGGGTTACTCTGAGCTACCAGTTATCATCCTGA
- the napH gene encoding quinol dehydrogenase ferredoxin subunit NapH, whose product MAKNLAKDAGKDAVRVLGWWQAHRFLLLRRLSQIVIMALFMAGPTLGVLKGNLSSSNLLDVIPFSDPLIVLQTLAAGHLPEMTALIGFAVVVGFYALISPRAFCAWVCPLNVVTDLAAWLRRKLNLKASYRWSPQLRYWLIPVLLVGSALSGSVLWAWIDPVATLHRGLVFGMGAGWILILLVFLLDLLLVEHGWCGHLCPLGATYGVIGSQSLLRVTATRREACTKCMDCYYVCPEPEVLRQPLKQGDRRIMDQNCISCGRCIDVCAEKVFEFKNRISVKQID is encoded by the coding sequence ATGGCTAAGAATCTCGCCAAAGATGCCGGAAAAGACGCTGTCCGAGTATTAGGTTGGTGGCAAGCTCACCGCTTCTTATTGCTGCGTCGATTGTCTCAGATTGTCATTATGGCGCTGTTTATGGCAGGGCCGACACTTGGCGTGCTGAAAGGCAATTTGTCGTCGAGTAACTTACTGGATGTGATTCCATTTAGTGACCCTTTGATTGTGTTGCAAACTCTTGCTGCTGGTCACCTCCCTGAAATGACAGCCTTAATTGGCTTTGCTGTGGTGGTCGGTTTTTACGCTTTGATCAGCCCGCGTGCATTTTGTGCATGGGTTTGTCCGCTCAATGTTGTGACCGATTTAGCAGCGTGGCTGAGGCGCAAACTTAACTTGAAAGCCAGCTATCGTTGGTCGCCGCAACTGCGCTACTGGCTGATCCCAGTGCTGCTGGTGGGCAGCGCACTATCAGGCAGCGTGCTTTGGGCCTGGATCGATCCTGTAGCCACCTTGCACCGTGGTTTAGTGTTCGGCATGGGCGCTGGTTGGATTTTGATCCTGTTGGTGTTTTTGCTCGATCTACTGTTGGTTGAGCATGGCTGGTGTGGTCATTTGTGTCCGCTTGGCGCCACCTATGGCGTGATTGGCAGCCAGAGCCTGTTGCGTGTAACCGCAACTCGCCGTGAAGCTTGCACCAAGTGTATGGACTGCTATTACGTTTGTCCTGAGCCTGAGGTGTTGCGTCAACCGCTTAAACAGGGCGATCGGCGGATAATGGACCAAAACTGTATCAGTTGTGGTCGCTGTATCGATGTGTGCGCTGAGAAAGTGTTTGAGTTTAAAAATCGCATCTCAGTTAAACAGATCGACTGA
- the napG gene encoding ferredoxin-type protein NapG, producing the protein MSKAKSNGEQSRRRFLRDATRTLVGVGAAATVLGLQSTQSRARDGQGVPIRPPGALAKGEFEQACIRCGLCVQACPYDTLKLATLLSSVESGTPYFDARQTPCEMCEDIPCVPVCPTGALDPNLTNIDDARMGTAVLIDHEACLNWQGLRCDVCYRVCPLIDQAITLENIRNERTGYHAKLIPTVHSDKCTGCGKCEQACVTEVAAIKIIPTELAKGKMGAHYQLGWEELTKPLENSAPQVPAEALETLGGKR; encoded by the coding sequence ATGAGTAAGGCCAAGTCAAATGGTGAGCAGAGTCGGCGCCGATTCTTGCGTGATGCAACTCGAACGCTGGTCGGTGTCGGGGCTGCAGCGACAGTGTTGGGCTTGCAGTCAACACAGAGTCGAGCTCGTGACGGGCAAGGGGTTCCGATTCGCCCGCCCGGCGCATTGGCTAAAGGAGAGTTTGAACAAGCCTGTATTCGCTGTGGCTTGTGCGTTCAAGCTTGTCCGTATGACACGCTCAAACTGGCCACATTACTATCGTCGGTTGAGTCTGGCACCCCTTATTTTGATGCGCGCCAAACCCCGTGCGAGATGTGTGAAGACATACCTTGTGTGCCAGTCTGTCCAACTGGGGCGCTCGATCCTAATTTAACCAATATCGATGATGCTCGTATGGGCACCGCAGTGCTCATAGATCATGAAGCGTGTCTTAACTGGCAGGGGCTGCGCTGCGATGTCTGCTATCGTGTTTGCCCGTTAATCGATCAAGCCATCACCCTTGAAAACATTCGTAATGAGCGAACCGGCTACCACGCCAAGCTAATCCCGACGGTTCATTCCGACAAATGCACCGGTTGCGGTAAGTGTGAACAGGCGTGCGTGACGGAAGTGGCGGCCATTAAGATCATTCCAACCGAACTGGCGAAGGGAAAAATGGGCGCCCACTATCAACTCGGCTGGGAAGAGTTAACTAAGCCGCTCGAAAATAGCGCGCCGCAAGTGCCGGCTGAGGCTTTGGAGACGTTAGGAGGTAAGCGCTAA